In a genomic window of Echeneis naucrates chromosome 4, fEcheNa1.1, whole genome shotgun sequence:
- the cluap1 gene encoding clusterin-associated protein 1 homolog has translation MSFRDLRNFTEMMRALGFPRLISMENFRTPNFTLVAEILIWLVKRYEPHMDIPTDVDSESDRIFFIKAVAQFMATKAHIKLNTKRLYQADGYAVKELLKITSVLYSAMKTKQMALDDQVEEENNKFKFDLSSRISDLKTARQLASEVTSKGASLYDLLGKEVELREMRTAALARPLEINETEKVLRAAIKEVLQSVEKTKDMLNNVVSDENSLDAKIEKKKQELERNRKRLQTLQSVRPAFMDEYEKIEEDLQKQYDTYVEKFKNLCFLESQLDEYHRLEQERFEEAENTLRMMQHKLREEEQDLMRSSLKDEDSDMDVPEDEGSDSDIEESRPCKPRPTRNSIMAGRGARFIGTMQGGDSDESEDSEIDVDEDDEEDEEGDEEESRDLDDDSLEGPGSRGDRPTRGAMRPPLLEESDNDF, from the exons ATGTCCTTCAGAGACTTGAGAA ACTTCACAGAGATGATGAGGGCTCTGGGTTTCCCCCGGCTCATATCTATGGAGAACTTCAGGACACCAAACTTCACTTTAGTGGCAGAAATCTTAATCTGGCTGGTAAAGAG ATATGAGCCTCATATGGATATTCCCACTGACGTGGATTCAGAGTCAGACAGAATATTCTTCATCAAGGCTGTGGCCCAGTTCATG GCGACTAAGGCTCACATCAAGCTGAACACAAAACGTCTCTATCAGGCCGACGGCTACGCGGTCAAAGAGCTGCTGAAGATCACCTCGGTGCTGTACAGCGCCATGAAGACCAAGCAGATGGCACTGGATGACCAAgtagaggaggaaaacaacaagTTTAAGTTTGATCTTAGCTCAAgg ATCTCAGATCTTAAAACAGCTCGACAGCTGGCGTCCGAGGTCACGTCTAAAGGAGCGTCTCTGTATGATCTGCTGGGGAAAGAGGTGGAACTGAGG GAAATGAGAACTGCTGCTCTTGCCAGACCTCTGGAGATCAACGAGACCGAGAAGGTGTTGAGAGCTGCCATCAAGGAGGTTTTG CAAAGTGTGGAGAAGACAAAAGACATGCTGAATAATGTTGTCTCGGATGAGAACAGTCTAGATGccaagatagaaaaaaagaagcaggagctggagaggaaTCGGAAGAGGCTGCAAACACTGCAGAGTGTCAG ACCAGCCTTCATGGATGAATATGAGAAAATTGAGGAAGATCTGCAAAAGCAGTACGATACTTATGTGGAGAAATTTAAGAATCTCTGCTTCCTGGAGTCTCAGCTGGATGAATACCACAGACTGGAGCAGGAGAGGTTTgag gagGCTGAGAACACGCTGAGGATGATGCAGCACAaactgagggaggaggagcaggatcTAATGAGAAGCTCCT TAAAAGATGAGGATTCGGACATGGACGTCCCAGAGGACGAAGGTTCAGACAGCGACATAGAAGAGTCCCGACCATGTAAACCCCGGCCCACCAGAAACAGCATCATGGCAG GAAGAGGAGCGCGGTTCATCGGTACCATGCAGGGTGGTGACAGTGACGAG AGCGAAGACAGCGAGATTGATgtggatgaggatgatgaagaagatgaggaaggagacgaggaggagagcagggatTTGGACGATGACAGTTTGGAGGGTCCAGGCTCCAGAGGTGATCGGCCAACCAGAGGGGCCATGAGACCCCCTCTGTTGGAGGAGAGTGACAATGATTTTTGA
- the ccdc124 gene encoding coiled-coil domain-containing protein 124, translated as MPKKFQGENSKAATARARKAEAKAVADARKKQEEEDALWQETDKHVLKKEQRKDDKEKKRLELLERKKENQRLLDEENARLKGKAQKEAQSGKVTRAQIEETLQSEQQQQEELKLKEKSHLETPLEENVNRIIPEEGTVEARTIEDAIAVLSTGPEDLERHPERRMKAAFLAYEEANMPRLKKENPNMRMSQLKQQLKKEWMKAPENPLNQRFASYNIK; from the exons ATGCCAAAAAAGTTCCAGGGTGAGAACTCCAAGGCGGCCACAGCCAGAGCCCGCAAGGCCGAGGCCAAGGCGGTGGCAGACGCCCGCAagaagcaggaggaagaggacgctCTGTGGCAGGAAACGGACAAACACGTACtgaaaaaagagcagaggaag GATGACAAGGAAAAGAAGAGACTGGAACTtctggagaggaaaaaggaaaatcagcGACTCCTGGATGAGGAAAATGCCAGACTGAAAGGAAAAGCCCAAAAAGAAGCTCAGAGCGGAAAAGTGACACGAGCCCAGATCGAGGAGACGCTTCAGAGcgagcagcaacagcaggaggAGCTTAAACTGAAAG AAAAGAGCCACTTGGAGACTCCGCTGGAGGAGAACGTGAACAGAATTATTCCAGAGGAAGGAACAGTAGAAGCTAGGACAATAGAAGATGCCATCGCTGTGTTGAG CACGGGGCCCGAGGATCTGGAGCGCCACCCGGAGCGGAGGATGAAAGCTGCCTTTCTGGCCTACGAGGAGGCCAATATGCCCCGCCTAAAAAAGGAGAACCCCAACATGAGGATGTCtcagctgaagcagcagctgaagaaggaGTGGATGAAGGCTCCAGAAAACCCCCTAAACCAACGCTTTGCCAGCTACAACATAAAGTGA
- the kcnn1b gene encoding small conductance calcium-activated potassium channel protein 1b isoform X1: protein MRLILVKPTNATHRLDSTGEVFHGRDREHCSSGGPSPQTKPPEGMHDCFSGASMETSLSPQEPSLCCVSSSPLRRSNGISPPKVSAQMSPLKAPNLTLSPLSQQDWLLLCGPVSDVGDPASAEGAGTSVGRPNRDRCGCTCPNAQQHSEASTFQPQSQPSRRSLTSPHSQSFFQTKGQTSSQVLLKQTNQPGPLRPAANPPPEGRREPCDHFKVDDRSQTALPNLFNIPLDSVDCADTQPGRPAPQPGFSTDLNWRELFGREPLLVQQRKKQEPPDSIAGDQTCEASGDPSAGPKCHHLQYNPLMSSTPRARRTSTPAFSISQYSSLENQDLVQERTGHQPTLTDSQQLIGSKLSLPKQNPLPSETSGTVNGDAVRTLSRDSDQQPLQLLHSSILEDAFSKVLRDEPSKANSDQLTREDAPPPQKKTKDFSYRLGQRRFLFGKRKQLSDYALVCGMFGIVVMVIETELSRGFYHKDSLSSYVLKGLISLSTALLLGLIVMYHAREIQLFMVDNGADDWRIAMTCERILFVVLELLVCAIHPVPGQYMFTWTARLAFSYTASVADADVDIILSVPMFLRLYLIGRVMLLHSKLFTDASSRSIGALNKISFDTRFVMKTLMTICPGTVLLVFSVSCWIIAAWTVRVCERYHDAQEVTSTFLGAMWLISITFLSIGYGDMVPHTYCGKGVCLLTGIMGAGCTALVVAVVARKSELTRAEKHVHNFMMDTQLYKKVKNTAANVLRETWLIYKNTKLVKKIDRARVRHHQRKFLQAIHQLRRVKMEQRKLTDQANTVADLAKTQNMMYDLVLELQHRSEELDRRIVALEEKLDSLLLSVQSLPVVLSQAITKIQKDFLDDLACRVHFLSSSLSSECCPVPARQLCPETPYC from the exons ATGAGGTTGATTCTGGTCAAACCAACCAATGCAACGCACCGACTTGACTCAACTGGCGAAGTCTTCCATGGCAGGGACCGTGAGCATTGTTCCTCAGGAGGTCCATCCCCTCAAACGAAGCCCCCTGAGGGGATGCATGACTGTTTCTCTGGAGCCTCAATGGAAACATCTTTGTCCCCACAGGAGCCAAGTCTTTGCTGCGTTTCGTCCTCGCCCCTCAGAAGGTCCAACGGAATCAGTCCCCCGAAAGTTTCAGCCCAGATGTCTCCTCTGAAAGCTCCAAACCTGACGTTATCACCACTGAGTCAGCAGGactggctgctgctctgtggccCGGTGAGTGATGTTGGAGATCCAGCCtcagcagaaggagcagggaCCAGTGTAGGACGTCCAAACAGGGACAGATGTGGTTGTACTTGCCCTAATGCTCAGCAGCACTCAGAAGCTTCTACTTTTCAACCACAGTCTCAACCCAGCAGAAGAAGCCTCACTTCTCCTCACTCCCAATCCTTCTTTCAGACTAAAGGTCAGACCTCCAGCCAGGTTTTACTGAAGCAGACGAACCAACCGGGTCCTCTAAGACCAGCAGCAAATCCCCCGCCAGAAGGTCGCAGGGAGCCGTGTGATCATTTTAAAGTGGATGACCGCAGCCAGACAGCTCTTCCAAACCTGTTCAACATCCCACTGGACTCCGTGGACTGTGCTGACACCCAGCCAGGTCGCCCAGCACCTCAGCCGGGCTTCAGCACAGACCTCAACTGGAGGGAGCTGTTTGGTCGAGAGCCGCTCTTAGTTCAGCAGCGTAAGAAGCAGGAACCTCCCGACTCCATCGCTGGAGATCAGACCTGTGAGGCATCTGGGGATCCCTCAGCTGGACCCAAGTGCCACCACCTCCAGTACAACCCTCTGATGAGCAGCACTCCACGAGCGAGGCGGACGTCCACACCTGCCTTCTCCATCAGCCAGTACAGTTCACTGGAGAACCAGGATTTAGTCCAGGAAAGAACTGGACACCAACCAACTCTG ACAGACTCTCAGCAGCTGATTGGATCCAAGCTGTCCCTCCCCAAACAGAACCCCCTCCCATCTGAAACAAGTGGGACAGTCAACGGGGACGCCGTTCGGACACTGAGCAGAGACTCAGACCAACAGCCTCTTCAGCTTCTTCACAGCTCCATCCTGGAGGACGCCTTCTCCAAAGTCCTCAGAGACGAGCCTAGTAAGGCCAACAGTGACCAGCTGACCAGGGAGGACGCCCCGCCACCTCAGAAGAAGACCAAGGACTTCAGTTACCGGCTTGGACAAAGACGATTTCTCTTTGGGAAGCGCAAACAGCTGAGCGACTACGCTTTGGTCTGTGGGATGTTTGGaattgttgtcatggtgatcGAGACGGAGCTCTCCAGAGGATTTTACCACAAG GACTCTCTGTCTTCATACGTCCTGAAGGGCCTGATCAGCCTGTCCACTGCTCTGCTTCTGGGACTCATTGTCATGTACCATGCCAGAGAAATCCAG ctcttCATGGTGGACAACGGAGCAGATGATTGGAGGATCGCGATGACCTGTGAGCGGATCCTCTTCGTTGTGTTGGAGCTTCTGGTCTGTGCCATCCATCCGGTCCCAGGTCAGTACATGTTCACCTGGACGGCCCGCCTGGCCTTCAGCTACACAGCATCGGTTGCAGACGCTGACGTGGATATCATCCTGTCCGTCCCCATGTTCCTGCGCCTCTACCTGATTGGCCGGGTCATGCTGCTGCACAGCAAACTGTTCACAGATGCTTCATCCCGCAGCATTGGGGCGCTCAACAAAATCAGCTTTGACACTCGCTTTGTGATGAAGACTCTAATGACCATCTGTCCTGGGACAGTCCTGCTGGTCTTCAGCGTGTCCTGCTGGATCATTGCAGCCTGGACTGTGCGGGTGTGTGAGAG GTATCACGATGCACAGGAAGTAACCAGCACCTTCCTTGGAGCAATGTGGCTGATCTCCATCACCTTCCTGTCCATTGGCTACGGAGACATGGTCCCTCACACCTACTGTGGGAAAGGTGTCTGTCTGTTAACAGGAATTATG GGGGCTGGATGCACAGCTttagttgttgctgttgttgcaaGGAAGTCAGAACTCACCAGAGCTGAGAAGCATGTCCATAACTTCATGATGGATACACAACTCTACAAAAAG GTTAAAAACACAGCTGCAAATGTGTTGCGGGAGACGTGGCTCATCTACAAAAACACCAAGCTGGTCAAAAAGATTGATCGTGCCAGAGTTCGCCACCATCAGCGTAAATTCCTGCAGGCCATCCACCA ACTGCGAAGGGTAAAAATGGAGCAAAGGAAGCTGACTGACCAGGCTAATACAGTTGCTGACCTCGCCAAG ACTCAGAACATGATGTATGATCTGGTGTTGGAACTGCAGCATCGTAGCGAAGAGCTGGACCGGAGGATCGTGGCTCTGGAAGAGAAACTggactccctcctcctcagtgtgCAGTCACTGCCCGTTGTGCTTTCTCAAGCAATAACAAAGATACAAAAGGACTTCCTGGATGACTTGGCTTGTCgtgtccacttcctgtcctcctccctgaGCTCCGAGTGCTGTCCGGTCCCAGCCAGGCAGCTGTGTCCGGAGACACCTTACTGCTGA
- the kcnn1b gene encoding small conductance calcium-activated potassium channel protein 1b isoform X2 — translation MRLILVKPTNATHRLDSTGEVFHGRDREHCSSGGPSPQTKPPEGMHDCFSGASMETSLSPQEPSLCCVSSSPLRRSNGISPPKVSAQMSPLKAPNLTLSPLSQQDWLLLCGPTKGQTSSQVLLKQTNQPGPLRPAANPPPEGRREPCDHFKVDDRSQTALPNLFNIPLDSVDCADTQPGRPAPQPGFSTDLNWRELFGREPLLVQQRKKQEPPDSIAGDQTCEASGDPSAGPKCHHLQYNPLMSSTPRARRTSTPAFSISQYSSLENQDLVQERTGHQPTLTDSQQLIGSKLSLPKQNPLPSETSGTVNGDAVRTLSRDSDQQPLQLLHSSILEDAFSKVLRDEPSKANSDQLTREDAPPPQKKTKDFSYRLGQRRFLFGKRKQLSDYALVCGMFGIVVMVIETELSRGFYHKDSLSSYVLKGLISLSTALLLGLIVMYHAREIQLFMVDNGADDWRIAMTCERILFVVLELLVCAIHPVPGQYMFTWTARLAFSYTASVADADVDIILSVPMFLRLYLIGRVMLLHSKLFTDASSRSIGALNKISFDTRFVMKTLMTICPGTVLLVFSVSCWIIAAWTVRVCERRTRARLEGKHRPRSYHDAQEVTSTFLGAMWLISITFLSIGYGDMVPHTYCGKGVCLLTGIMGAGCTALVVAVVARKSELTRAEKHVHNFMMDTQLYKKVKNTAANVLRETWLIYKNTKLVKKIDRARVRHHQRKFLQAIHQLRRVKMEQRKLTDQANTVADLAKTQNMMYDLVLELQHRSEELDRRIVALEEKLDSLLLSVQSLPVVLSQAITKIQKDFLDDLACRVHFLSSSLSSECCPVPARQLCPETPYC, via the exons ATGAGGTTGATTCTGGTCAAACCAACCAATGCAACGCACCGACTTGACTCAACTGGCGAAGTCTTCCATGGCAGGGACCGTGAGCATTGTTCCTCAGGAGGTCCATCCCCTCAAACGAAGCCCCCTGAGGGGATGCATGACTGTTTCTCTGGAGCCTCAATGGAAACATCTTTGTCCCCACAGGAGCCAAGTCTTTGCTGCGTTTCGTCCTCGCCCCTCAGAAGGTCCAACGGAATCAGTCCCCCGAAAGTTTCAGCCCAGATGTCTCCTCTGAAAGCTCCAAACCTGACGTTATCACCACTGAGTCAGCAGGactggctgctgctctgtggccCG ACTAAAGGTCAGACCTCCAGCCAGGTTTTACTGAAGCAGACGAACCAACCGGGTCCTCTAAGACCAGCAGCAAATCCCCCGCCAGAAGGTCGCAGGGAGCCGTGTGATCATTTTAAAGTGGATGACCGCAGCCAGACAGCTCTTCCAAACCTGTTCAACATCCCACTGGACTCCGTGGACTGTGCTGACACCCAGCCAGGTCGCCCAGCACCTCAGCCGGGCTTCAGCACAGACCTCAACTGGAGGGAGCTGTTTGGTCGAGAGCCGCTCTTAGTTCAGCAGCGTAAGAAGCAGGAACCTCCCGACTCCATCGCTGGAGATCAGACCTGTGAGGCATCTGGGGATCCCTCAGCTGGACCCAAGTGCCACCACCTCCAGTACAACCCTCTGATGAGCAGCACTCCACGAGCGAGGCGGACGTCCACACCTGCCTTCTCCATCAGCCAGTACAGTTCACTGGAGAACCAGGATTTAGTCCAGGAAAGAACTGGACACCAACCAACTCTG ACAGACTCTCAGCAGCTGATTGGATCCAAGCTGTCCCTCCCCAAACAGAACCCCCTCCCATCTGAAACAAGTGGGACAGTCAACGGGGACGCCGTTCGGACACTGAGCAGAGACTCAGACCAACAGCCTCTTCAGCTTCTTCACAGCTCCATCCTGGAGGACGCCTTCTCCAAAGTCCTCAGAGACGAGCCTAGTAAGGCCAACAGTGACCAGCTGACCAGGGAGGACGCCCCGCCACCTCAGAAGAAGACCAAGGACTTCAGTTACCGGCTTGGACAAAGACGATTTCTCTTTGGGAAGCGCAAACAGCTGAGCGACTACGCTTTGGTCTGTGGGATGTTTGGaattgttgtcatggtgatcGAGACGGAGCTCTCCAGAGGATTTTACCACAAG GACTCTCTGTCTTCATACGTCCTGAAGGGCCTGATCAGCCTGTCCACTGCTCTGCTTCTGGGACTCATTGTCATGTACCATGCCAGAGAAATCCAG ctcttCATGGTGGACAACGGAGCAGATGATTGGAGGATCGCGATGACCTGTGAGCGGATCCTCTTCGTTGTGTTGGAGCTTCTGGTCTGTGCCATCCATCCGGTCCCAGGTCAGTACATGTTCACCTGGACGGCCCGCCTGGCCTTCAGCTACACAGCATCGGTTGCAGACGCTGACGTGGATATCATCCTGTCCGTCCCCATGTTCCTGCGCCTCTACCTGATTGGCCGGGTCATGCTGCTGCACAGCAAACTGTTCACAGATGCTTCATCCCGCAGCATTGGGGCGCTCAACAAAATCAGCTTTGACACTCGCTTTGTGATGAAGACTCTAATGACCATCTGTCCTGGGACAGTCCTGCTGGTCTTCAGCGTGTCCTGCTGGATCATTGCAGCCTGGACTGTGCGGGTGTGTGAGAG GAGAACCAGGGCCCGTCTCGAGGGAAAACATCGTCCCAGGtc GTATCACGATGCACAGGAAGTAACCAGCACCTTCCTTGGAGCAATGTGGCTGATCTCCATCACCTTCCTGTCCATTGGCTACGGAGACATGGTCCCTCACACCTACTGTGGGAAAGGTGTCTGTCTGTTAACAGGAATTATG GGGGCTGGATGCACAGCTttagttgttgctgttgttgcaaGGAAGTCAGAACTCACCAGAGCTGAGAAGCATGTCCATAACTTCATGATGGATACACAACTCTACAAAAAG GTTAAAAACACAGCTGCAAATGTGTTGCGGGAGACGTGGCTCATCTACAAAAACACCAAGCTGGTCAAAAAGATTGATCGTGCCAGAGTTCGCCACCATCAGCGTAAATTCCTGCAGGCCATCCACCA ACTGCGAAGGGTAAAAATGGAGCAAAGGAAGCTGACTGACCAGGCTAATACAGTTGCTGACCTCGCCAAG ACTCAGAACATGATGTATGATCTGGTGTTGGAACTGCAGCATCGTAGCGAAGAGCTGGACCGGAGGATCGTGGCTCTGGAAGAGAAACTggactccctcctcctcagtgtgCAGTCACTGCCCGTTGTGCTTTCTCAAGCAATAACAAAGATACAAAAGGACTTCCTGGATGACTTGGCTTGTCgtgtccacttcctgtcctcctccctgaGCTCCGAGTGCTGTCCGGTCCCAGCCAGGCAGCTGTGTCCGGAGACACCTTACTGCTGA